In Gossypium raimondii isolate GPD5lz chromosome 12, ASM2569854v1, whole genome shotgun sequence, a single window of DNA contains:
- the LOC105763483 gene encoding transcription factor RAX3: MGRAPCCDKANVKKGPWSPEEDAKLKAYIEANGTGGNWIALPQKIGLKRCGKSCRLRWLNYLRPNIRHGGFSEEEDNIICSLYISIGSRWSIIAAQLPGRTDNDIKNYWNTKLKKKLLGKQRKVQQARSASCLSFKQEMKRESENYRVPGMVNQASDWPLLSPPVMPLTSTNQDLYLRDQDSIRNILVKLGGRFSDDHPQSSTISTTTNPMNFRYPFDVYFSQDHQLYEDSMNILSSASSISPLNSTCSQTNSTTHFSVNQVGGPNDMIQGLDAFQAELSELIYNNNGFEGLYGTDNMVDGSSTGTSSVESSSWEDINSLAYPQIVSGFEPCQHQSIPQVSTFDESSYFGPQ, from the exons ATGGGGAGAGCTCCTTGCTGTGACAAAGCTAACGTTAAGAAAGGCCCATGGTCGCCGGAGGAAGATGCCAAGCTTAAGGCTTATATAGAGGCAAACGGCACCGGTGGCAACTGGATTGCCTTGCCTCAAAAGATAG GTCTAAAGAGATGCGGCAAGAGCTGTCGTCTTAGATGGTTAAATTATCTTCGACCCAACATTAGGCATGGTGGGTTTTCAGAGGAAGAGGATAACATCATTTGCAGCCTTTACATCAGCATTGGAAGCAG ATGGTCTATAATTGCAGCACAACTGCCCGGGAGAACTGACAATGATATTAAGAACTATTGGAACACAAAGCTTAAAAAGAAGCTCCTGGGCAAACAGAGAAAAGTGCAGCAAGCTCGGAGCGCTAGCTGCCTTAGCTTTAAGCAAGaaatgaagagagaaagtgagaatTATAGGGTTCCTGGAATGGTGAACCAGGCCTCAGATTGGCCACTGCTGTCACCACCAGTCATGCCCCTAACAAGCACAAACCAAGATCTTTATCTTAGAGACCAAGATTCCATCAGGAATATACTTGTCAAACTAGGAGGAAGATTCTCGGATGATCATCCACAATCAAGCACCATATCCACCACCACCAATCCAATGAATTTTCGATACccttttgatgtttatttttctcaaGATCATCAGCTATACGAGGATTCCATGAACATACTTTCATCTGCATCTTCCATTAGTCCCTTAAACAGTACTTGTTCTCAAACAAACAGTACTACCCATTTCAGTGTAAACCAGGTTGGTGGTCCTAATGATATGATTCAAGGTCTTGATGCTTTCCAAGCTGAGCTAAGTGAGCTGATCTACAACAACAATGGATTTGAGGGTTTGTATGGAACAGACAACATGGTCGATGGCAGCAGTACTGGGACTAGTTCGGTCGAAAGTAGCAGCTGGGAAGACATAAATTCACTAGCCTATCCTCAAATTGTCTCCGGGTTTGAACCTTGCCAACACCAAAGCATCCCACAAGTTTCTACCTTCGACGAATCAAGCTACTTCGGGCCACAATAA